From the Bdellovibrio bacteriovorus genome, one window contains:
- a CDS encoding Hpt domain-containing protein — protein sequence MLISIGACAIGELYYHRYKNLRCIMLLLVSAVVENLGYRQLNSTWRILAFVDFFKGDIRWGSMERNGFKFLTLFDRRRNKMNKLDFKEVLDRNFLGDWDLFKTVTEAFCDTVADQLDALKTAIASKENKRIKETAHKLKGSIAHFHHVDPVTTVKSIEEQWQNPNYPEIEAAFVRLNGEISTLMVELKVICSQKSFN from the coding sequence ATGTTGATCTCTATCGGTGCCTGCGCTATTGGCGAACTTTATTATCATAGATATAAAAATCTTCGCTGTATCATGCTTCTGCTCGTATCGGCGGTGGTTGAAAACTTAGGCTATCGACAGTTGAACTCTACTTGGCGCATACTTGCCTTCGTGGATTTCTTTAAAGGGGACATCCGCTGGGGATCCATGGAACGTAACGGTTTTAAATTTCTTACTTTATTTGACCGTAGGAGGAATAAGATGAACAAGCTTGATTTCAAAGAAGTTCTTGATAGGAATTTTCTTGGCGACTGGGATCTTTTTAAAACAGTGACAGAAGCCTTCTGCGATACTGTAGCTGACCAGTTGGACGCTTTGAAAACCGCTATCGCCTCTAAAGAGAATAAAAGAATCAAAGAAACGGCTCACAAGCTCAAAGGCTCTATAGCTCATTTCCATCACGTCGACCCTGTCACAACAGTAAAGAGTATAGAAGAGCAGTGGCAAAACCCAAATTATCCCGAGATAGAAGCCGCGTTCGTTCGTCTTAATGGTGAAATATCAACGTTGATGGTCGAGCTTAAGGTGATCTGTTCGCAAAAATCTTTTAATTGA
- a CDS encoding FKBP-type peptidyl-prolyl cis-trans isomerase translates to MDTSELKITDTVVGTGKEAVKGALLICHYEGFLEDGTKFDSSYDHGRPFQFVIGSKRVIKGWDMGLMGMREGGKRTLFVPAHLGYGERSIGKIPPHSNLIFYVELLEARPRE, encoded by the coding sequence ATGGATACAAGCGAACTTAAGATTACGGACACAGTTGTTGGTACAGGCAAAGAGGCCGTAAAAGGTGCTCTGTTAATCTGCCACTATGAAGGCTTCCTTGAAGATGGAACAAAGTTTGACTCATCCTATGATCATGGCCGGCCTTTTCAATTTGTCATCGGCTCTAAGCGCGTCATTAAGGGTTGGGACATGGGACTTATGGGTATGCGTGAAGGTGGCAAGCGCACACTTTTTGTTCCTGCACACTTAGGCTATGGTGAACGCAGTATCGGAAAGATCCCACCCCATTCAAATTTGATTTTTTACGTAGAGCTTTTGGAGGCTCGCCCGCGCGAATAG
- a CDS encoding quinone oxidoreductase family protein — translation MNSPHTMHTISINKFGGPEELKLQDLPRPALDAHEVLIRLEYAGVGPWDPAELHGEFEQYKPEKSHFPYILGSEGAGTIEAIGSSVKNFKVGDRVYASSFLNPKGGFYAEYVAADEDLVFHVPKNLSLEQAAVMAGVGITALRGLQDTLQLRPGQSVLIFGASGGIGHLAVQIAKYMKARVIAVASGKDGVDLVSKLGADVTLDGHTENLVEQINQKVPEGLDAILLTAGGKQIKDLFKCLKPQGVAIAPNGVNLPTETIPLVKTYDGDVNHEILERFNKMAESGKFKVHVSQIFPLEKAVEAHQALSEHHLGKLALKVH, via the coding sequence ATGAACTCGCCGCACACAATGCACACGATTTCGATCAATAAGTTCGGAGGCCCTGAGGAGTTAAAACTTCAAGACCTTCCTCGCCCTGCTCTTGATGCCCACGAAGTTCTTATTCGCCTTGAATACGCCGGCGTAGGACCTTGGGACCCCGCAGAGCTTCACGGAGAGTTTGAACAATATAAACCCGAAAAATCCCACTTCCCCTACATCTTAGGCTCCGAGGGCGCGGGCACCATCGAAGCCATTGGATCAAGCGTAAAGAATTTCAAAGTTGGCGACCGCGTTTATGCATCGAGCTTTTTAAATCCTAAGGGCGGATTTTATGCAGAGTATGTGGCTGCCGATGAAGATCTTGTGTTTCACGTTCCGAAAAATCTTTCTTTAGAACAGGCGGCCGTCATGGCTGGTGTGGGTATCACGGCCCTGCGCGGACTGCAGGATACTTTGCAGCTAAGACCTGGACAAAGTGTTTTGATTTTTGGGGCTAGCGGAGGCATTGGCCACCTCGCCGTGCAAATCGCTAAATATATGAAGGCTCGCGTAATTGCAGTGGCTTCGGGGAAAGATGGAGTGGACCTTGTTAGCAAGTTAGGTGCGGATGTGACTCTGGACGGCCATACGGAAAATCTTGTTGAGCAGATAAATCAAAAAGTACCAGAGGGGCTGGATGCGATATTGCTGACGGCGGGAGGAAAACAAATCAAGGACCTCTTTAAATGTTTAAAGCCACAAGGCGTGGCCATTGCCCCTAACGGAGTGAATCTTCCGACAGAAACAATTCCCTTAGTGAAAACTTACGACGGTGATGTCAATCATGAAATTCTAGAGCGCTTTAACAAGATGGCCGAGTCAGGAAAATTTAAAGTGCACGTGTCCCAAATATTCCCTTTGGAAAAGGCAGTCGAAGCTCATCAAGCATTGAGCGAGCATCATTTGGGAAAGCTCGCTTTGAAGGTTCACTAA
- a CDS encoding TolC family protein, whose protein sequence is MKLQKYFLILILGGIWSTAQGAETISFEKIEELIKAKNPVVEAMQQKAEAKKAREGSLARSFLPDVSAEISQENFKLGSEVQDTQSSWRVEASVNLYRGGSDLKEEQVRELETKSAISDERRVFQDELQRAYEVYWLLVFKMEVKNSLETHLALSQKNLNEANRRINSGVATSTDRLEFQMKMSLIRQEISMVEKDIRSLSKRLGIALGKNEAVLPQGPFQHVHDWEINIQPLKIADMAHVRKARTEVEISEARKSQLKAGYLPELDLYAGFSEPNQRDERDIPSASERRESYVGVKASWSLGKAIDSRIERGSLQKETAAKAKELDFLIKQSEIDQESVLDGLKTLHSFVHDAEENIKASQSYLNATLKEYGRGVKNSPDVMEATEKYIEAKKRYAEINRDFNTLYSSQLALHSQK, encoded by the coding sequence ATGAAATTGCAAAAATATTTTCTAATTCTGATCTTAGGGGGGATCTGGTCGACCGCCCAAGGAGCAGAAACTATTTCTTTTGAAAAAATAGAAGAACTCATCAAGGCGAAAAATCCGGTCGTCGAGGCGATGCAACAAAAAGCAGAAGCCAAAAAAGCGCGTGAAGGCTCTTTGGCGCGCTCATTTTTACCCGATGTCAGCGCCGAGATTTCGCAAGAAAACTTCAAGCTGGGAAGCGAAGTTCAAGACACCCAGTCTTCTTGGAGAGTGGAAGCCAGCGTAAATCTTTATCGTGGCGGCTCAGACCTCAAGGAAGAGCAAGTACGTGAACTTGAAACCAAAAGCGCCATTTCGGACGAACGAAGAGTCTTCCAAGATGAACTTCAACGAGCGTACGAGGTTTACTGGCTTTTGGTTTTTAAAATGGAGGTTAAAAACTCTCTGGAAACTCACTTGGCTTTGTCGCAGAAGAATCTGAATGAAGCCAATCGTCGTATCAACTCCGGAGTGGCGACCAGCACGGACCGTTTAGAGTTTCAAATGAAGATGTCTTTGATCAGGCAAGAAATTTCTATGGTTGAAAAAGACATTCGCAGTCTTTCGAAGCGACTTGGCATTGCTCTGGGAAAGAACGAAGCTGTTTTACCGCAAGGACCTTTTCAGCACGTTCACGACTGGGAAATCAATATTCAGCCTTTAAAGATTGCGGATATGGCTCATGTAAGAAAAGCTCGCACCGAAGTGGAAATTTCTGAAGCTCGCAAAAGTCAGCTCAAAGCAGGATATCTGCCTGAATTGGACCTTTACGCGGGCTTTTCAGAACCCAATCAACGAGACGAGCGTGATATTCCTTCTGCCTCCGAGCGACGAGAGTCCTACGTTGGCGTAAAGGCGTCTTGGTCCTTGGGTAAAGCTATCGACTCTAGGATTGAGCGCGGCAGTCTGCAAAAAGAAACGGCGGCGAAAGCAAAAGAGCTCGACTTTTTGATCAAGCAATCTGAAATTGATCAGGAGTCTGTGTTAGACGGGCTGAAGACCTTGCATTCCTTTGTTCACGATGCCGAAGAGAATATCAAGGCCTCACAATCCTATTTGAATGCCACTTTGAAAGAGTATGGACGGGGAGTAAAAAACTCTCCCGATGTTATGGAGGCGACAGAAAAGTATATCGAAGCCAAAAAAAGATATGCTGAAATCAATCGCGACTTTAACACGCTTTATTCATCACAGCTGGCACTGCACTCGCAAAAATAA
- a CDS encoding efflux RND transporter permease subunit, with product MLNSIIRFALNHRLLVVAATAFIVVYGAVTVSHLPIDVFPDINKPTVTIMTEAHGMAPEEVETRVTFPIESYLNGLPGVERIRSQSGIGLSAIYVEFEWNTDIYRNRQLVQEKLALAKERLPKDISPTMGPISSLMGQIQQIALYSENESVHPLEVRNIAEWVIRPRLMTIPGVAQVISIGGGLKQYQILLSAQKINKFQISLEQIDKELAQISQNTTGGFLEKDQQEFLVRNIGVVETLDDIKNTKIGLHFGRPIFVKDVAEVVEAPKLKRGEGSFMGKPSVVMTIQKQPGADTVQITNGVEKAIQEIKPSLPQGLVINTDVFKQANFIETSIKGIQGKLKWGTVLVFVVLFIFLSNLRMSLITLTAIPVSFLATALVFKWFGLSVNTMTLGGLAIAIGELVDDSIVDVENVFRRLRENAKLSQPRSALKVIFDASSEVRNSIVLATVIIVMVFLPLFNLTGLEGRLFTPLAVAYLTALLSSLVVSLTVTPVLASYFLAKSPLKEHQDTRFVQLLKKWDKKVLEWALPRSNFVLAMTAGLVVVALSLLPFMGKDFLPQFNEGTAMISVSAPPGTSLKQSNEYGNQAEALILKTKEVKSVSRRTGRAEMDEHAMGVNVSEMDVDFKNGGRSKEVVLNEIRENLNQGLPGLAINIGQPIGHLIDHMLSGVNAAIAIKIFGPDLTTLREKAAEVKEALEGTPGLVDLRVESQGLIPQIKIHVLREEAAQYGMSPGEITSLLEGAFNGESVAQVLDGTKVYDVFYRFDDSSKQTLEQMQKTVIKTMPDGRKVLLEQVADIYETSGPNEINRENSQRRIVISANANKRDLAGLVNELQNKVSSTVKLPEGYYVVYGGQFESQQKATRNILLFGLISLAGIILVLYSHFRSKAITAQIMITIPFAFIGGIILLFATDRTITVASLVGFITLCGVASRNGIMMISHYLHLMKFEGETFSKDMIIRGSQERLVPVMMTACVASLALLPLVFAKGEPGSEILHPVAVVIVGGLITATLLDIVLTPTLFYRFGKRSAEKYTQENNKSETL from the coding sequence ATGTTGAATTCTATTATTAGGTTCGCCTTGAACCATCGGCTTCTTGTCGTAGCGGCCACGGCTTTTATCGTGGTTTATGGGGCCGTGACAGTAAGCCATTTACCCATTGATGTTTTTCCAGACATCAATAAACCCACGGTCACAATTATGACTGAGGCTCACGGGATGGCTCCGGAAGAGGTTGAAACCCGGGTTACATTTCCCATTGAGTCTTACTTAAACGGACTTCCAGGTGTAGAGCGAATTCGTTCCCAATCAGGCATCGGTCTTTCCGCCATCTACGTCGAATTTGAGTGGAACACCGATATTTATCGAAATCGCCAGTTGGTTCAAGAAAAGCTGGCATTAGCAAAAGAACGCCTGCCAAAAGATATTTCACCCACCATGGGTCCGATATCTTCATTAATGGGACAGATCCAGCAGATCGCTCTTTATTCTGAGAACGAATCTGTTCATCCCCTCGAAGTGCGAAATATCGCCGAGTGGGTGATTCGTCCTCGTCTGATGACTATCCCCGGAGTGGCGCAAGTTATTTCTATCGGGGGCGGACTGAAGCAGTACCAGATTCTGTTGTCTGCTCAGAAGATCAATAAGTTTCAAATCAGCTTAGAGCAGATCGATAAGGAGCTAGCGCAGATCAGTCAGAACACCACGGGAGGTTTTTTAGAAAAAGACCAACAAGAATTTTTGGTGCGCAATATTGGTGTGGTTGAAACTTTAGATGATATCAAAAACACGAAAATCGGCCTGCACTTCGGTCGACCTATTTTCGTAAAGGATGTCGCCGAAGTGGTCGAAGCTCCGAAGTTAAAGCGAGGCGAAGGCAGTTTCATGGGAAAGCCTTCCGTCGTTATGACCATTCAAAAACAGCCCGGTGCAGACACTGTTCAGATCACCAACGGTGTTGAAAAAGCCATTCAAGAAATTAAGCCGTCATTACCACAAGGTTTGGTTATTAATACGGATGTCTTTAAGCAAGCAAATTTCATTGAGACATCTATTAAAGGAATCCAAGGAAAACTAAAATGGGGAACCGTTCTGGTTTTCGTAGTTCTTTTTATTTTTCTTTCCAACCTACGTATGTCGCTTATTACGCTGACGGCGATTCCGGTCTCTTTCTTAGCGACCGCTTTAGTTTTTAAATGGTTCGGTCTATCCGTAAACACGATGACTCTGGGCGGGCTTGCTATTGCGATCGGTGAGCTGGTCGATGACTCTATCGTCGATGTCGAAAATGTTTTCCGCCGGCTTAGAGAAAATGCCAAACTCAGTCAGCCGCGTTCGGCTTTGAAGGTTATTTTCGATGCCTCTTCGGAAGTACGAAACTCCATTGTTCTTGCGACGGTGATTATCGTCATGGTGTTCCTGCCTCTCTTTAATTTGACGGGCTTAGAGGGAAGACTGTTCACTCCGTTGGCTGTTGCTTATCTAACGGCACTGCTTTCGTCGTTGGTGGTCTCTTTGACTGTGACGCCGGTCTTGGCTTCTTATTTCTTAGCTAAGTCGCCTTTGAAAGAACATCAAGACACACGTTTTGTGCAGTTGTTAAAAAAATGGGATAAAAAGGTCTTAGAGTGGGCTTTGCCACGATCTAATTTCGTGCTGGCGATGACCGCCGGACTTGTGGTTGTAGCACTAAGCCTTCTGCCTTTTATGGGTAAAGACTTTCTGCCGCAATTCAATGAAGGCACGGCGATGATCAGCGTCAGTGCTCCGCCGGGCACCAGCTTGAAGCAGTCGAATGAATATGGAAATCAGGCTGAGGCACTGATTCTAAAAACCAAAGAAGTGAAGTCAGTTTCTCGTCGAACCGGGCGCGCCGAAATGGATGAGCATGCCATGGGTGTGAACGTCAGCGAAATGGACGTGGACTTTAAAAATGGTGGAAGAAGCAAGGAAGTCGTCTTAAATGAGATCCGAGAAAACCTAAATCAAGGTCTTCCGGGTCTTGCTATTAATATTGGGCAACCCATCGGTCATCTTATTGATCATATGCTTTCCGGAGTAAATGCCGCTATCGCCATCAAAATCTTTGGACCGGATTTAACGACATTAAGAGAAAAAGCCGCCGAAGTTAAAGAGGCTTTGGAAGGAACTCCGGGCTTAGTCGATCTTCGTGTTGAAAGCCAAGGCTTGATTCCTCAGATTAAAATTCACGTCTTACGTGAAGAAGCCGCTCAGTACGGAATGAGCCCCGGTGAAATCACGTCGCTTTTAGAAGGGGCGTTCAATGGAGAATCCGTTGCTCAGGTTCTTGACGGCACAAAAGTGTATGATGTCTTCTACAGATTTGACGATAGTTCCAAGCAGACCTTAGAGCAAATGCAGAAGACGGTGATTAAAACAATGCCGGATGGAAGAAAGGTTTTGTTAGAGCAGGTTGCGGATATTTATGAAACCAGCGGACCTAATGAAATCAATCGCGAAAACAGCCAGCGGCGTATTGTGATTTCGGCGAATGCGAACAAAAGGGATCTAGCGGGCTTAGTGAACGAACTGCAAAACAAGGTTTCAAGCACCGTGAAACTTCCTGAAGGCTATTACGTGGTTTACGGAGGCCAGTTTGAAAGTCAGCAAAAAGCCACCCGTAATATTTTGCTCTTTGGTTTGATTTCTCTGGCAGGAATTATACTTGTTCTTTACTCGCACTTCAGATCGAAGGCTATTACGGCTCAGATTATGATCACCATTCCGTTTGCGTTTATTGGTGGCATCATTCTTCTTTTTGCCACAGACCGCACGATCACGGTGGCGAGCCTTGTCGGATTTATCACTCTTTGCGGAGTCGCTTCAAGAAATGGCATCATGATGATCTCGCATTATCTTCATTTGATGAAATTTGAAGGCGAAACCTTTTCCAAAGATATGATTATTCGAGGTTCGCAAGAGCGACTTGTTCCTGTCATGATGACGGCTTGTGTGGCCTCACTTGCGTTACTACCTTTGGTTTTTGCTAAAGGTGAGCCGGGCAGTGAAATCCTTCACCCTGTCGCTGTTGTGATTGTGGGCGGTCTTATCACGGCCACACTCTTAGACATTGTTCTTACACCGACGCTTTTTTACCGATTTGGTAAAAGGTCGGCTGAAAAATACACTCAAGAAAATAATAAATCTGAAACTTTATAA
- a CDS encoding NADAR family protein translates to MKALSLLVFLLLSACSHSSMKHTHYEQFPRTPATPFLGEVLDFYSTKQAYGEFSNFALFPVRVDDQWWPTSEHYYQAHKYTDPKMIAWVRSAPTPMEAALRGRDKNLPKRVDWEARKDGFMEKAVRDKFTRYPELQELLLSTGDARIFEHTQNDCYWGDCGDRTGKNKLGLLLEKIRSELKASSTGAQN, encoded by the coding sequence ATGAAAGCTCTCTCACTCTTGGTATTTCTGCTACTTTCGGCGTGTTCGCATTCTTCAATGAAGCACACCCACTATGAACAATTCCCGCGCACACCCGCGACGCCATTTCTGGGGGAGGTGCTTGATTTTTATTCGACCAAACAGGCGTACGGAGAATTTTCGAACTTCGCTCTTTTCCCGGTGCGTGTCGACGATCAGTGGTGGCCTACGAGCGAACACTATTATCAAGCTCACAAATATACGGATCCAAAGATGATTGCTTGGGTGCGAAGTGCTCCAACCCCGATGGAAGCCGCCTTGCGCGGACGAGATAAAAATCTTCCCAAACGGGTCGACTGGGAGGCCCGCAAAGACGGTTTTATGGAAAAAGCCGTGCGCGATAAATTCACGCGCTATCCCGAGCTGCAAGAGCTTTTACTTTCAACCGGTGATGCAAGAATTTTTGAACACACTCAAAATGACTGCTATTGGGGAGATTGTGGAGATCGCACAGGAAAAAACAAGCTCGGATTGTTATTAGAAAAAATCAGGAGCGAACTAAAAGCCTCTTCAACTGGTGCGCAAAACTAG
- a CDS encoding universal stress protein, with protein sequence MLQRMRRGMLALNPMAGESGSIETLCEQVRHLQKDGFLNELCVVSVVHKSYFPFSSETYKERHDEIVKDIEHSLAAGLKERLEYQDIQILEAPTSTDDDVVRTISEWVFKKRTNFLILGVHGHQNLAHGSLGGIPSTASFLSPVPLLVINVAEPVHDEFNSAPAVLLAVDASEPPSLRALRRFAKIIEPLKARVQLVHILRKRKLLGQRLRPVANFDKARRVLLETAQQLQNFGVECNMEILKEQRSVAYTLATYAERNKIWITAVTSPVRDIKHRLLWGSTTHSLLGHLKCPLLVLRTS encoded by the coding sequence ATGCTTCAAAGAATGAGACGTGGAATGCTGGCGCTAAATCCGATGGCAGGAGAAAGTGGCTCAATTGAGACCCTCTGTGAACAAGTGCGCCATTTACAAAAAGATGGATTTCTCAACGAACTCTGTGTCGTCTCTGTCGTTCACAAAAGTTACTTTCCTTTTTCTTCTGAAACTTACAAGGAACGTCACGACGAAATCGTCAAAGATATAGAGCACTCTTTAGCTGCCGGACTTAAAGAGCGACTTGAGTATCAAGATATTCAAATTCTTGAAGCGCCTACTTCCACCGACGACGACGTTGTGCGCACTATTTCTGAATGGGTTTTTAAAAAGAGAACGAATTTTCTTATCCTGGGTGTTCACGGGCATCAAAACCTCGCGCACGGGTCTTTAGGCGGAATTCCTTCTACGGCCTCGTTTCTGTCTCCCGTTCCATTGTTAGTGATCAATGTTGCTGAACCGGTGCACGACGAATTTAATTCTGCGCCAGCAGTACTCCTTGCAGTAGATGCTTCCGAGCCTCCAAGTCTTCGCGCTCTTCGTCGCTTCGCCAAAATTATCGAGCCCTTAAAAGCGCGCGTTCAGCTGGTGCATATTCTCCGAAAAAGAAAATTATTAGGGCAGCGTCTTCGTCCCGTAGCTAATTTCGATAAGGCGCGGAGGGTTTTGTTAGAGACCGCTCAGCAATTGCAGAACTTCGGTGTGGAATGCAATATGGAGATACTTAAAGAGCAGCGAAGCGTCGCGTACACCTTAGCAACCTACGCTGAGCGAAATAAAATTTGGATTACGGCAGTGACTTCTCCGGTACGAGACATCAAGCACCGGTTGTTATGGGGCTCAACGACTCACAGTCTTCTTGGACACTTAAAATGTCCGCTGCTAGTTTTGCGCACCAGTTGA